In Deltaproteobacteria bacterium, the sequence GCGCGAACGGCACCGGCCCGACGACGACGAGGACGACGTGGTGGCCCTGCCGCCGCCGCGCGAGCGCCGCGAACGGGAGTCGAGGCCCGAGCGCGGCAAGCGGTCGGCGCTGCCGCCGCCCGAGCCCGCGCCGCCGATCGTGGTGAACGAGCCGGAACCGCGCCCCGCCAAGGCCGGCAAGGGCAGGGCTTCGAAGGCGCTCAAGCAGGAGGAGTTCCACTTCTCGTCGGGGACGGCCCAGTACGAGCTGCCGCCGCTCGGCTTCCTCGACGCGCCCGTCGACGCGGGCGTCCAGATCGACGAGGACTCGCTGATCGCGAGCTCCCGCATCCTGCAATCGAAGCTCGCCGACTTCGGCGTCGACGGGAAGGTCGTCGCCGTCCGACCGGGTCCGGTCATCACGACCTTCGAGTTCGAGCCCGCGGCGGGCGTGAAGGTGAACCGCGTCGTGAACCTCGCCGATGATCTCTCGATGGCGCTCCGCGCCCACAGCGTCCGCATCCTCGCGCCGATCCCCGGGAAGCCCGTCGTCGGCATCGAGGTGTCGAACCCGCGGCGCGAGAAGGTGTGGCTGCGCGACATCATCGCGAGCGACCAGTTCCAGCGCTCCGAGTCGAAGCTCACGCTGGCGCTCGGCAAGGACACGACCGGCAACACCTACGTGTCGGATCTCGGCAGGATGCCGCACCTGCTCATGGCCGGCGCGACCGGAACCGGCAAGTCGGTGTCGCTGAATGCCATGATCATGAGCATCCTCTACGAAGCGTCGCCGCACGACGTGCGCTTCATCATGATCGATCCGAAGATGCTCGAGCTTTCGGTCTACGACAACATCCCGCATCTGCTCGTGCCGGTCGTGACCGATCCGAAGAAGTCGGCCTACGCGCTCGCCAACGTCATGCAGGAGATGGACCGGCGCTATCGGCTCCTCAAGGAGAAGGGCGTCCGCAACATCGACAGCTACAACAAGGCGATCGCGGGCGAGCAGGCCGAGAAGCAGGCCGGGGTGATCGAGCTCACCGAGCCCGAGGATCCCGAAGAGGCCGCGGCGCCCTTCGTGCCGGGGCAGCCGCTCGGCAACCAGCCGCTCGTGCACGAGCACCTGCCGCGCATCGTCATCATCGTGGACGAGCTCGCCGACCTCATGATGACGGTCGGGCGCGAGGTCGAGGAGTCGATCACCAGGCTCGCCCAGAAGGCGCGCGCCGCCGGCATCCACCTGATCCTGGCGACCCAGCGACCGTCGGTCGACGTGATCACCGGCCTCATCAAGGCGAACTTCCCGGCGCGCATCTCGTTCCAGG encodes:
- a CDS encoding DNA translocase FtsK 4TM domain-containing protein, yielding MAGKAARVAKGGVREKVEQATGTLRREVEALFAIAGACYLGLSFLSYTPGRAAGNVGGPVGHLLSDLFVQAFGLAAFLIPASIVIVAIVVLRGGSLALSVVRGAVLTAELLLAATTLALVRGPGREAAAGGWVGGFLASVLAGLFNSLGAFLIVATGLVLTTMVVTGGSLVGGMTAVARRATATRGAIAGAFARWRERHRPDDDEDDVVALPPPRERRERESRPERGKRSALPPPEPAPPIVVNEPEPRPAKAGKGRASKALKQEEFHFSSGTAQYELPPLGFLDAPVDAGVQIDEDSLIASSRILQSKLADFGVDGKVVAVRPGPVITTFEFEPAAGVKVNRVVNLADDLSMALRAHSVRILAPIPGKPVVGIEVSNPRREKVWLRDIIASDQFQRSESKLTLALGKDTTGNTYVSDLGRMPHLLMAGATGTGKSVSLNAMIMSILYEASPHDVRFIMIDPKMLELSVYDNIPHLLVPVVTDPKKSAYALANVMQEMDRRYRLLKEKGVRNIDSYNKAIAGEQAEKQAGVIELTEPEDPEEAAAPFVPGQPLGNQPLVHEHLPRIVIIVDELADLMMTVGREVEESITRLAQKARAAGIHLILATQRPSVDVITGLIKANFPARISFQVTSRIDSRTILDAQGSERLLGAGDCLFLPPGTARLTRVHGAFVSDEEVQKVVEFWRKQGAPSYRMELLEGGEDEEGGDDEDDDLHDEMYDMAVRVVTESRQASISWLQRKLRVGYNRAARMIERMEREGVVSRAEGARPREVLARGVDAED